A genomic window from Lycium barbarum isolate Lr01 chromosome 4, ASM1917538v2, whole genome shotgun sequence includes:
- the LOC132635100 gene encoding probable lipid phosphate phosphatase beta yields the protein MKSKSLPPPSFLRRMIDLDTAISHRIYTLTQPILPYYFLKTLEISGDGFLFFPIILSLLLYPLAFSNNNTNSNNIFLINLLLGGILDLIVIGPLKHLIRRPRPVYNKNMFVSFSVDHWSFPSGHSSRVSMIATLFYLKSDFVKDVLVQLKYDLFVDYLMLIVIGWAATTSFSRVLLGRHFVFDVVVGVLLGVGEGMLVFWIFNYVALTSFFTKLKSWVRAVETTSCRNAG from the exons ATGAAATCCAAGTCACTGCCGCCACCGTCGTTCCTCCGCCGCATGATCGATTTGGACACCGCAATCTCCCACCGTATCTACACCCTAACACAGCCAATCCTGCCATACTACTTCCTCAAAACCCTAGAAATCTCCGGTGACGGCTTCCTGTTCTTCCCTATAATCCTCTCATTACTCCTCTACCCTCTCGCTTTctccaacaacaacactaattcCAACAACATTTTCCTAATTAACTTACTCTTAGGTGGAATCCTTGACCTAATCGTAATCGGACCATTAAAACACCTTATTCGGAGGCCCCGACCCGTTTACAATAAGAACATGTTTGTTTCCTTTTCTGTTGACCATTGGTCTTTTCCTAGTGGGCATTCATCTAGGGTTTCAATGATTGCTACACTCTTTTATCTTAAGTCTGATTTCGTTAAGGATGTCTTGGTTCAGCTTAAGTATGATTTATTTGTGGATTATTTGATGCTTATTGTGATTGGATGGGCTGCGACGACGTCGTTTTCTAGGGTTCTACTTGGACGGCATTTCGTTTtcgatgttgttgttggtgtgttgTTGGGTGTTGGAGAAGGGATGCTTGTGTTTTGGATTTTCAATTATGTTGCATTGACCTCATTCTTCACAAAGTt GAAGTCATGGGTTCGAGCTgtggaaacaacctcttgcagaaatgcagggtaa
- the LOC132635101 gene encoding uncharacterized protein LOC132635101, whose translation MATGWVKSWQCKSRALDDVVNNHHHHQYNILSNSASCKNGVKNLKDVVENNKNGKPRKKKPEQPSTKRPGSRGPEPGLNNREKSRPSTSARLPRGTTGSFFPTLTELPEGHASRNVVEIIFQTSWSKVFTGQIEMVFKVQNLTRTVTRFEEYREGVKSRGGDVAAEKGGGEDHARCVADGNEVMRFYCLGPTNGGAYETGGGAWMFSSGKGAAVCTYSGSGVAHENAGGGRGRRAMLVCRVIAGRVCKRVGFDSLIEGRVGYDSVSGDNGELLVFDSRAVLPCFLIIYKL comes from the coding sequence ATGGCGACTGGTTGGGTTAAATCATGGCAATGCAAGTCAAGAGCATTAGACGACGTTGTTAacaatcaccaccaccatcaaTATAACATCTTATCCAACTCAGCTAGTTGCAAAAATGGTGTTAAAAACCTCAAAGATGTAGTTGAAAACAACAAAAATGGAAAACCAAGAAAGAAAAAACCGGAGCAACCATCAACAAAGCGACCCGGTTCAAGAGGACCCGAACCCGGTTTGAATAATAGAGAGAAGTCTCGACCTAGTACTTCTGCAAGACTTCCACGTGGCACGACAGGTTCGTTTTTTCCAACATTAACTGAGTTACCTGAAGGTCATGCATCACGTAACGTTGTAGAGATAATATTTCAGACAAGCTGGTCAAAGGTTTTTACTGGTCAGATTGAAATGGTGTTTAAAGTACAGAACTTGACCCGAACCGTGACCCGGTTTGAGGAGTATAGAGAGGGCGTGAAGTCTAGGGGTGGTGACGTGGCGGCGGAGAAGGGTGGTGGTGAGGACCACGCGCGTTGTGTTGCGGATGGGAATGAAGTGATGAGGTTTTACTGCTTGGGACCCACTAATGGCGGCGCGTATGAAACTGGTGGCGGCGCGTGGATGTTTTCCTCCGGCAAAGGGGCGGCGGTTTGCACGTATTCCGGTAGTGGTGTGGCCCACGAGAATGCTGGTGGTGGTAGGGGAAGAAGGGCTATGTTGGTTTGTCGGGTCATTGCGGGTCGGGTTTGTAAACGGGTCGGGTTTGATTCGTTGATTGAAGGACGAGTTGGGTATGACTCAGTGAGTGGGGATAATGGCGAGTTGCTAGTATTCGATTCACGTGCGGTATTACCATGTTTTCTTATTATCTacaaattgtaa
- the LOC132635102 gene encoding adenine phosphoribosyltransferase 3 — protein sequence MSACKDQDPRIHAIQSRIRVVPNFPKPGIMFQDITTLLLDPKAFKDTIDLFVERYKDKNISVVAGIEARGFIFGPPIALAIGAKFVPLRKPKKLPGEVFKQEYDLEYGSDCLEMHIGAVEAGERALVVDDLIATGGTLRAAMNLLERAEAEVVECACVIGIPDLKGKEQLNGKPLYVLVESR from the exons ATGTCAGCTTGCAAAGACCAAGATCCACGTATCCATGCTATACAATCAAGAATTCGCGTTGTCCCTAATTTCCCTAAACCAG GGATAATGTTCCAAGACATAACTACTCTATTACTGGATCCAAAAGCATTCAAAGACACAATTGATTTATTTGTGGAGCGCTACAAAGACAAAAACATCTCAGTGGTTGCTG GAATAGAAGCTCGAGGATTTATATTTGGTCCACCAATTGCTTTGGCGATAGGGGCAAAATTTGTCCCTTTGAGAAAACCAAAGAAATTGCCAG GTGAAGTTTTTAAACAAGAgtatgacttggaatacggaagTGATTGTCTTGAGATGCATATTGGAGCAGTAGAAGCCGGTGAGCGTGCTTTGGTGGTTGATGATCTGATTGCTACTGGTGGCACTCTTCGTGCAGCTATGAATTTACTTG AGCGTGCTGAAGCAGAAGTGGTTGAATGTGCGTGTGTGATTGGAATACCGGATTTAAAG GGTAAGGAGCAGTTGAATGGCAAGCCATTGTATGTGCTGGTGGAGTCTCGGTAG